One region of Acropora muricata isolate sample 2 chromosome 13, ASM3666990v1, whole genome shotgun sequence genomic DNA includes:
- the LOC136895335 gene encoding uncharacterized protein gives MFRTPSNILVVGPSGSGKTVFVSELLKEPHRYFRPVPKRVHYCYGAMQPLLQTLRNDYKVGLHEGLPTTTDLTRWFGNDGGILVLDDLMAEGGNDKQVLDLFTKHSHHRNITVIYLCQDMFPREKYAKTINRQAHYIVAFKSPRDKLGLKNLLLQAFPNRWKDVMEVFDRATRRPFGYIMLDLHPASDDRMRVFADLLHKEGITKGYRIKEVDENGSTRAT, from the coding sequence ATGTTTCGCACCCCATCCAACATTTTGGTGGTCGGTCCCTCGGGCAGCGGCAAGACCGTGTTCGTATcggaattgttgaaagaacccCATCGGTATTTTCGACCCGTGCCTAAACGTGTGCATTATTGTTATGGGGCCATGCAACCGTTATTGCAAACATTGCGCAATGACTACAAGGTCGGACTGCACGAAGGGTTACCCACTACGACCGATCTGACACGATGGTTTGGGAACGACGGTGGGATCTTGGTCTTGGACGATCTGATGGCCGAAGGGGGGAACGACAAACAAGTGTTGGATCTATTCACCAAACATTCACATCATCGGAACATCACGGTGATTTACTTGTGTCAAGACATGTTTCCACGCGAAAAATATGCCAAGACCATCAATCGTCAAGCGCATTACATCGTGGCCTTCAAGAGCCCTCGCGATAAATTGGGTCTGAAGAATTTACTCTTGCAAGCGTTTCCGAATCGATGGAAAGACGTGATGGAAGTCTTTGACAGAGCCACGCGGCGACCGTTTGGGTACATCATGTTGGATTTACATCCGGCGTCGGACGATCGCATGCGCGTGTTTGCGGATCTGCTACATAAAGAGGGTATCACGAAAGGTTACCGCATAAAAGAGGTCGACGAGAATGGCTCGACGCGAGCAACGTGA